In Candidatus Polarisedimenticolia bacterium, the DNA window CGAGAATCTTTCCGAGCAAGGCCCCGCCGGCGGCGCTGCCTCCAATGATGCCGGCCGTCTTCCCGGTGGAGCTGGCCATGCTCTCGAGGGTTGCGGACATGGGGGCGCTGTTGCCGCCGGGAGTCGTTACCTTGTCGAAGGAGAGGGCTACGGATCCACCCTTCTCCGAGATTTTCAACCCCTTCGTGGCGGGAGTGGCTTCCGTCACCTGGCCTTGAATGGTGCTGCCTGCCGGGATGGCGACGTGATCTCCCACCAGCACTCCCGTCGTCGTCGTGGCATTGAGGGTGTCCCCAGCCTGACTCGACTCGGAGTCGATGGTCGTGGAAAGGGTGATGTGAATCGTCGTCCCCTCGGGCACCGTGACGCGGGTCGTCTCGGGGAAGTAGGACCTGGAGGAAGTGTCGGAGGAGGTCCCGGACGAAGTCGCGGAGGCAACGTTGGTCTCCTCGGCTTCAGGTGACTGGCCGCAAGCCAACAAGCCGGTGATCAGAAGGATCCCCATGAGGATTCCGATACGGTTTCTGCCATTGAATTGAGAATTCATGCTGCTCCTTTATCTTCTGTTTGATGCGGCGTCGCGCGGTTGAAACATTCCGCTTCGCCGACCGGCAGCGCGATTCTGCCAGCCGGCGTCAAGGCTCAGAGGCAGGGCCTGAGATTTACCCGGTCGCTCGTCGTCCCTGCACCAGGTTGATGATGACCATGATGATGGCCAGCACCAGGAGGATGTGAACGAACCCTCCCATCGTGTAGCTGCTCACCACGCCCAGTAACCACAGAACTCCTAGAATCACGGCAATGGTCCACAACATGCTGTCTCCTTTCTGCGCTTCTGCACTTTCCCCATGGCTGAGAGGGGTTTTGAAGCTATTATGCAAACAGGCTATGCCACGGGACAGCCCCTTCCAATGGGGTGTAACCCTACTGGACGATAGACGGCGCTCCACGAAAGCGAATCGTGCTCTCGTCCTTGACCTGGCAGGGTAGGGTATTACCCCATGGAGAGAAGGAACCCACCGTTGGAGAATAAAGCGGAAATGGTATGAAAACTGACAAACAAGAAAGCGACTTGTCGGGCCGCAGCCTGCTGGCCCTGCGACGGCAGCTGAAGCAGGTGCCGCGGGCGGGCGTGCGTCCTGGCGGGGGACTCGGACACCGGGTCGCGTCGAACGGAGCGGGGAAAGGGAAGGCCCGTGGCGCCGCTGCGGCGCGGGACGGGAATATGAATCGAGCCAACGTGGCGCTGAGCCTGCGCACCGCGGCCCTGGCCGCTGCAAACCAACGGCTGAAGCAGGAAATCGTCCGGCGCCAGCTCGTGGAACAGGCGCTCAAGCGGAGCGAGCAACACCATCACCAGCTGCTGAAACAGTCGCGCGTCATGCAGGAGCAGCTACGGCGGCTGTCCCACCGGATTCTGTCGGCGCAGGAGAAAGAACGACAGGACATCAGCCGGGAGCTTCATGATGAAGTCGGTCAAAGCTTGACCGGAATCAACATCACCCTGGCGACCCTGAAGAGGGAATCAGCGGTCAACACGCGGGACATCCGCAGGCGGATCGCCATCGCGGAGCGGCTGGTGGAAAAGTCGCTCAAAGCTCTGCGTCGGTTCGTCCGCGAGTTGCGCCCGCCCATCCTGGACGATATGGGCCTCATCCCCGCCCTGGATTCCCACCTGAAGGAATTCGCCAAGCGGACGCGGGTGCAGATTCGTTTCAAGGCCGTTGCCGCGGTCGAGAGATGTGACAATGAGAAGCGCACGGTGCTCTATCGCGTCGCGCAGGAAGCGCTCACCAACATCGCCAAGCACGCCGAAGCCACGCGGGTGAGCGTCAGCCTCGTGAGCCTTCCGGGAGCCATCCGGATGGAAATCCGCGACAACGGCAAGTCCTTTCAGGTGAACCGCGCCTTCCTCGGCAAGAGGAAGAGGCGATTTGGATTGATCGGAATGCGCGAACGGGTGGAGATGGTCCAGGGCAATTTCCAGGTCGAATCCGCACGGGGCAGGGGCACCACCGTACGAGCCGAGATTCCGTTCCGCAACGAGCAGCAGGGCAGGGCTGTGTCGGTGGAACATGTTTCCCCGAGGCGGTGATCCTCTCATGAAGCGAATCAGCGTCTTGCTCGCCGAAGATCACACGATCGTCCGGGCGGGGCTTCGGGCGTTGTTGCTGTCCGAAGCTGACATGCAGGTGATTGGCGAGGCGCGGAACGGCCGCGAAGCGGTGCAGCTGGCGAAGCGGCTGCAGCCTGCGGTGGTCGTCATGGACATCGCGATGCCGTTGCTCAATGGCCTGGAAGCCACCCGGCAGATTCTCAGGGATGTTCCCGAGACGAAAATACTCATTCTCTCGGCGCACAGCGAGGACGAGTACGTCGAGCAATTGACCCTGCTGGGCGCGGCAGGGTACCTGCTGAAGCAGGCTTCCGCCGACTTTCTGGCCCGGGCGATTCGGGAAATCAGCAAAGGAAACGCGTTCTTCAGCCCCGTGATCACCAAACGCCTCCAGGATCTCGAGCGGGGCGCTCTCGATAGAGGAGGGCGGCTCAGGAAGCGAGGCGCCCAGCTGACCTCGCGCGAGGTGGAGGTGCTGCAGCTGATTGCGGAGGGAAAGGCCAACAAGCAAACCGCGGCCGAGCTCAGCATCAGTATCAAGACGGTCGAAAAGCATCGGCAGCAGATCATGAACAAGCTGGACCTCCACGACACCGCGTCCCTCACGCGCTATGCCATTGCGGCCGGAATCATCGAGAGCTTCGTCACCCTGGCGATCAAATAACCGCTCTCCCGGCCGTTCCCCTTGCACACGGCTGCCTCGACGACTAGAGACTCGCTCTGGTTGTCGGGTGGGTGAATACCCCATGGGCCGTCCGAGTTCCCGGGCCTATTCTAACCATGAAGAGCCACCTGCTCTGCCTGCCTCCGACGGTACCGGCTGCGGATTCGAATCGAGCGCAGCCTCGCTGACCAGCGGCAGGGCGAGCCGGCGCACCCCAGGCCTTGCCCTCAGAGAGGTTAGTGATGGAACAGCAACTTCCCACAGCGCTGCAAGCGACTCTGTACGTGGGGTCGATTGCGTTCATCGCGCTGGTTGCGGTGGCGATCGCCATGCTGCTTCAGCTTCGCAGGCAGATCGAGCGGGTTGTCCGGGCCGTCGAGGATGTGAAGGCCCAGGTGCAGCCTCTGGCACGGGAGACGCGGGCGCTGGTGGAGAACCTCCAGGATCTCTCCGCGCGTGTCAATCGGCAATGGGTGGAAGTGGAGCGCATCATGGAGACGGTGCGAACCTGGTGGCATCTGGTGGAAGGGATCAGCTCCGTGATGGCGCCGCCCGTCGTTGCGGCGAGGCGCAAGATCAATATTCTCAGGATAGGCCTGGAAGCGTTCGTCAGAGCGTTCACAAACCGGGCACAACCCCATCGACAGAAAGCGAGGGTATTGTGAAGGGAAACAATCAAGGTACCGGAAGTTGGACCGGCATCGTGGTGAGCGCCGTCGTGGGCGCGGCCGTCGGCGCAGGAATCGCCCTCCTGTTCGCTCCGCGCACGGGCAAGGAATCAAGAGACTGGATTGTGCGAAGCACGCGGAAGATCAAAGACAAGGCTGCCGGCGCCCTCGAGCAGGCCAAGGATGCAATCGGGCGGGAAAAAGACATCGCGCGACGGGAGGCGAAGGAAATCGTGAGCGTTGCCGACCGGAGCCGGTAGGGAGTCCTGAGGACTTCCGCCCGCCTCTTGACTAAGAGTGGAGTGGAGGAGGACATGAAATACGAAGATGAACCGATGAAACCCAAGGAACATTGGCTGTTTTGGTCCGGATTGGTTCTGGGGCTGGCTCTTTATCAGATCGTCGATACCTGCTTGATCAGGTCCCCGGTTCTGGGGGCAAACGCTCACTCCACGAACGAGCGCGTCGCGGTACTGTCCGCTCCTGGCATGGGCAAACTCCCGGAATCCACTCCGGCGCATTTCAGCCGCTTCGGGATGGACGGCAAAGAGACCTTTTACGAGGGAGGCGTCGCGGCTCCGATGACGGGCAAGTCCTTCACCTGCCCCTAAGGACGCTCGGTCGTTTCTGGCGCTCTATTTGGACGGCGGAGGGTCAGCGGCGGCGAAGGACCTGGAGCAGGCTTTTCCTGGCTTCGGCGAGGGGAGGCGTCTCGGGGGCGCTGAGGTGGGCCGCCAGCGCCTGCAGCATGTAGGTGTTGTTCTCGAACGTCTGCAACAGCTCGACGCGAGGAGGAGAGTCGTTCCAGACCCTCTGGTCGCCGCTCACCGCGGTCAGCCACCGGTTGAAGGCTTGGGCGTCGAAGTCGTTGCGCATCGCCAGCGTGGCGGCGATGAGCGACAGGCGGTCCTGCTCTCCGTAAGAGAAGATCTGGCCGGCTGAAGACAGGCGCTGCGAGATTGCTTCCAGCAGACGCGCCTGGTCTTCTTTCCTGAGCATTCCATTGCCGGCCAGATTCGCCAGCAGGTCGGCGGTGTGCGCCGTGGCATGAATCCATCCTTTGACCGGATCGAATCCCCGCAGATCCCGCTCCTGTTTCAGGTAGGTCAGGCCCTCGTTCAGCAGGGCCTGGTAACGCTCGGGACCGAGAAAGGGGACCTGCTGCTCGCGGCGCGCCAGCGACGCCAGGCAGAGCGCCGAGAACGATCGAGTGAATACCGAATCGGTTCCCGTTTCGCCAATCTTGAAGCGCAGGTTTTCCCGCCAGGCGTCGGCCAGGGCGTTGAGGTCGGCCGCCGGCACTTCCTGATGGCGAACCCACTGGTCGGTGATGGTGTAGGCGAGGTCGTCGCGCAGCTCGGGATCGGCGGAGCCCAGCAGTCCGCTCAGCTCCCGCAGCAGCGGGGTGATCGGCTGTCCTGCGGGAGGGGCGAATTTGTTCTTGGCAATGGTCCGCCAGAACTCACGGTCATGAGCCGACTTCTCCGGCGGAGCTGCGGGGGTTTGTGACGCTACGGCCTTTTCCGGCGGTGCCTCAGCACGCGCCGGCGCATTTCCCGATGCCGCCAGCAGCGCGCCCAGCATTAGAGCGAGAGTCCATCGAACGGGCATCCGGCCGGCAGCTCCAGCCTCGCGTCCCGGCATCCCTCCCGATGGCAGGCTCATTTCTTCTTGGCTCCGAAGGTGCGCTCGACGTGCTCGCTGATGCGCTGGATTGCCTCGGGGGTCGCCCAGATTTCCTCGACCAGCTGTTGAATCTGGGTGTCGTGCGCCGCGCGTATCTGCTCGAGGGACGGAGCGCGGAGCTGCAGCTTGGTCAGGCTGAAGGACGCCGGATGGAGGGACCCCAGCCGCTGCGCCACGGCCACCGCCCGATCGATCAGCTCCTCCGGTGCCGCGACCTCGTCCACCAGGCCGAATTCGCGCGCCTCCTCGGGATCGTGAGTCATGCCTCCGATCATCACCCGGCTCAGATGCTGCGGTGGGAGGACGAATCGCATGATTTCCAGAGGGGCCGGAGGAAAAGGGACGCCCACGCTCAGCTCGGGAACTCCGATCCGGCCGGGTCCTTTCGCCATGATGCGATGGTCGGCCATGCAGGCCAGGACGCACCCCCCGGCCATGGCGTGGCCGTTGATTGCCGCAACCAGAGGATGGGGAAAGCTGAAGATCGCGTCGCACATCTGATGAAGCGCGGGAAGCAGATCCCGGACATAGGCCGCTCCGCCTTCCAGCACGCGCAGGAGGTCGACTCCGGCGGAAAAAATGCTTCCCTCGGCCGTGAGAACCACGCTCCCGGTAGGGTCCCTTCCAGCCTCCTGGAAGAATGCCCGCAACGCCCGGCACAGCTCCACGTCGAGCGCGTTGGCGCGCCCGTGCCGCATCCGCACAATCGTTACGCCTGGCACCTCTTCGATTTCGAACATCGCGCCTCCGCTGGCTGCAATCGGCGGCGATTCGTCGCCTGGCGACCGGGAATGGGTACCGCGGCAAATCTCACGGTATCGGTGGCCCGCAGTCTATCAGTTCGAACACGATAAGGGGACTCGCTGGCGCGAAAACCGCCGGAGGCGAGATGGCGTGGTGCGGCTCAGCCCGCGACTCAATACCGTCTTGGCCCGAGGCTGAGACTACCGCCAGTCGCCGCTGGCGATGAAGGCGCCCCAGGCGGAAGGATGCGTGCTGACTCCCGCCTTGCGGCGGGCCTGAAGCATCTTCAGCGCGGCGTCGCGCACCGCTTCGGCGGAGGCGGCCCCCGAGATGCGGCTGGCGTAGAGGTTGTGGATCCAATCGCGAGCCGGGACGTCCGCGACGCTCCACAGGCTCATGATCAGCGTGCGCGCGCCGGCGATTTGGAACGCGCGTCGCAACCCGAGGACTCCTTCGCCGACCTGGATCGGGCCCAGTCCCGTCTCGCACGCCGACAGCACGGCCCATTCGACGCCCCGCAGGTCCAGGCTGGCCACCTCCGCGGCTGTCAGAATGCCATCCTCGCCCTCCGGCGCAGCAGGACCGCCCTGCCGCAGGTTCGCCCCCGCCATGGCCAGCCCCGAGAAGAGCAGGGGATTGTCGAGAAAAGGCGAGGCCCCCGCCCCGCCGCCGCCCGGCGTCCCGGAGTCGAGGCAATCCCGCGACAGGAAGAATCCATGGGTGGCGATGTGGAGAATCGCCCGACCGGCGGACAGGTCCTTCAAGAAACGCTCGCTGGCCAGCTTCCCGGTCAGCTTCATGATTCCGCCCGAAGCAGGGGAGCTGGACGAGTCTTTGCTCAACAGGGACGCCACCTCGTCGGCCTCCGCGACCGTGTTCGGCAGCGGAGAGAAGCGCATCGTCCGGAAAGCCTCGCAGGACGGCACCGAGCTGCGATAAGCGGCCGGGGCGGATCGGTTCGACGCGAATTCCGGCTCCGGCGCCGCCGCAGCGGCCGCCAGGTCCTCGGACGCCGGGCTGTCGAAATCGGGGCCCCCGAGCACCAGCGCCGTTGCGCCAGGGCGCGGAGCTCTCGGTTGCTGGAGGAGATCCCGCTCGGAGGAAAGGTAATGCAGCGTCGCCTCCTCCTCGATCAGGAAGCGGTTCCCCGGCCGAGCCAGCGTCGCGAAGCTGACCAGGTTCAAGGAAGCATCAGGTACGAGGAAGACGAGACGCGCCCCCTTGAGACGCGGCGCGACAGGATCCCAGATCTTCCGACTGAGCTCGAGGGCTGCATCCCGATAGCTCTTGTCGGACTGCGCCGATGCCGGATTCAGGATCTCCCGGCGCCAGGCCGCGACCCTCGCGTCGATCTCTTTGGCGGAGCCGAGCAGCACGAAGCGCGGAGCGGAATCTTCCGCCTCGAACGAGAGTACGGCGTAACTGGGCGTCCCCGAAAGTATTCTCCGGCCGGAAGAGTCACCTGCCTTGCCGGGATCCTGGAGCCGATCGAAGCGCAGATAGGCGACCAGGGCCGTGCGGGCGGGAAGCGCCGTGCGCGCCTCGTTCCAGCCCGCAAGCCGCGCGGCTTCTTCCTCTCGGTAGGCGCGGC includes these proteins:
- a CDS encoding lmo0937 family membrane protein; the protein is MLWTIAVILGVLWLLGVVSSYTMGGFVHILLVLAIIMVIINLVQGRRATG
- a CDS encoding sensor histidine kinase, which encodes MKTDKQESDLSGRSLLALRRQLKQVPRAGVRPGGGLGHRVASNGAGKGKARGAAAARDGNMNRANVALSLRTAALAAANQRLKQEIVRRQLVEQALKRSEQHHHQLLKQSRVMQEQLRRLSHRILSAQEKERQDISRELHDEVGQSLTGINITLATLKRESAVNTRDIRRRIAIAERLVEKSLKALRRFVRELRPPILDDMGLIPALDSHLKEFAKRTRVQIRFKAVAAVERCDNEKRTVLYRVAQEALTNIAKHAEATRVSVSLVSLPGAIRMEIRDNGKSFQVNRAFLGKRKRRFGLIGMRERVEMVQGNFQVESARGRGTTVRAEIPFRNEQQGRAVSVEHVSPRR
- a CDS encoding DUF2785 domain-containing protein, with translation MSLPSGGMPGREAGAAGRMPVRWTLALMLGALLAASGNAPARAEAPPEKAVASQTPAAPPEKSAHDREFWRTIAKNKFAPPAGQPITPLLRELSGLLGSADPELRDDLAYTITDQWVRHQEVPAADLNALADAWRENLRFKIGETGTDSVFTRSFSALCLASLARREQQVPFLGPERYQALLNEGLTYLKQERDLRGFDPVKGWIHATAHTADLLANLAGNGMLRKEDQARLLEAISQRLSSAGQIFSYGEQDRLSLIAATLAMRNDFDAQAFNRWLTAVSGDQRVWNDSPPRVELLQTFENNTYMLQALAAHLSAPETPPLAEARKSLLQVLRRR
- a CDS encoding YtxH domain-containing protein, with amino-acid sequence MKGNNQGTGSWTGIVVSAVVGAAVGAGIALLFAPRTGKESRDWIVRSTRKIKDKAAGALEQAKDAIGREKDIARREAKEIVSVADRSR
- a CDS encoding DUF948 domain-containing protein; the encoded protein is MEQQLPTALQATLYVGSIAFIALVAVAIAMLLQLRRQIERVVRAVEDVKAQVQPLARETRALVENLQDLSARVNRQWVEVERIMETVRTWWHLVEGISSVMAPPVVAARRKINILRIGLEAFVRAFTNRAQPHRQKARVL
- a CDS encoding response regulator transcription factor, which gives rise to MKRISVLLAEDHTIVRAGLRALLLSEADMQVIGEARNGREAVQLAKRLQPAVVVMDIAMPLLNGLEATRQILRDVPETKILILSAHSEDEYVEQLTLLGAAGYLLKQASADFLARAIREISKGNAFFSPVITKRLQDLERGALDRGGRLRKRGAQLTSREVEVLQLIAEGKANKQTAAELSISIKTVEKHRQQIMNKLDLHDTASLTRYAIAAGIIESFVTLAIK
- a CDS encoding enoyl-CoA hydratase/isomerase family protein is translated as MFEIEEVPGVTIVRMRHGRANALDVELCRALRAFFQEAGRDPTGSVVLTAEGSIFSAGVDLLRVLEGGAAYVRDLLPALHQMCDAIFSFPHPLVAAINGHAMAGGCVLACMADHRIMAKGPGRIGVPELSVGVPFPPAPLEIMRFVLPPQHLSRVMIGGMTHDPEEAREFGLVDEVAAPEELIDRAVAVAQRLGSLHPASFSLTKLQLRAPSLEQIRAAHDTQIQQLVEEIWATPEAIQRISEHVERTFGAKKK